Proteins co-encoded in one Euleptes europaea isolate rEulEur1 chromosome 1, rEulEur1.hap1, whole genome shotgun sequence genomic window:
- the TCF19 gene encoding transcription factor 19, translating into MLSEALPCFQLLRMGPASPEDSPNRDLYTFRPARPSCTYRLGRRAEVCDVTLVSEQNPALISRIHAEIHAERDADSAAEEWRVALVDCSTHGTYINAIRIPHGQRTDLNDGDLLTFGHPNPVPEGCALPPPHGNSEFYFLFQKVQVRPQDFAAITEPKAPGDFSCGFRPVLPSGNHRIRPLPRLSPTSFSCHPKATLILSSIGSLSKLKAQPFTFSLGQSRCPEPPAQPRASRNRRKSAHTLLPELEDEITRLEEEQPEKEQGFGRYVHCHNPLQLQQRVPERSRNLQEDVGPKLHITPSGKRRGRPRKNPLGGTCQVFSQTLSASEPCAAPRCRLPQDEMVEWVQCDGCDAWFHVACVGCSYSAVQEADFRCTACRS; encoded by the exons ATGCTTTCGGAGGCCCTTCCTTGCTTCCAGTTACTTCGAATGGGCCCAGCATCGCCTGAGGACTCGCCCAATAGGGACCTGTACACCTTCCGACCCGCCAGGCCCAGTTGTACCTATCGGTTGGGCCGCCGGGCCGAGGTCTGTGATGTCACGCTGGTGTCAGAGCAGAACCCGGCCTTGATCTCCCGGATCCACGCAGAGATTCACGCGGAGAGGGATGCTGACAGTGCAGCAGAGGAGTGGAGAGTTGCCCTGGTGGACTGCAGCACTCATG GTACCTACATCAATGCCATACGCATACCCCATGGCCAACGGACGGATCTGAACGATGGAGATCTTCTGACCTTTGGCCACCCCAACCCAGTCCCGGAGGGCTGTGCCCTGCCGCCCCCACATGGCAACTCCGAGTTCTACTTCCTCTTCCAGAAAGTCCAAGTGCGACCCCAGGACTTTGCCGCCATCACGGAACCAAAAGCCCCCGGGGATTTCTCGTGTGGCTTCCGGCCCGTGCTGCCTTCCGGCAACCACCGCATCCGTCCGCTGCCCCGCCTCTCACCCACCTCTTTCTCCTGCCACCCCAAAGCCACCCTTATCCTGAGCTCCATCGGCAGTCTCAGCAAGCTCAAGGCACAGCCGTTCACGTTCTCCCTGGGGCAGAGTCGGTGTCCAGAGCCGCCGGCCCAGCCGAGAGCCTCTCGAAATCGCCGCAAGTCAGCTCATACGCTGCTGCCGGAGTTGGAGGATGAAATCACCCGGCTTGAAGAGGAGCAGCCGGAGAAGGAGCAGGGGTTCGGCAGATACGTGCACTGCCACAACCCCTTGCAGCTCCAGCAGAGGGTTCCCGAGAGAAGCAGGAACTTGCAAGAGGATGTGGGACCAAAGCTTCACATCACACCCAGCGG GAAACGGCGTGGCCGGCCCCGGAAGAACCCTCTCGGGGGCACCTGCCAAGTTTTCTCCCAGACTCTGTCTGCCTCGGAGCCGTGCGCGGCTCCCCGCTGCCGCCTTCCCCAGGACGAGATGGTGGAGTGGGTCCAGTGTGACGGCTGTGACGCCTGGTTCCATGTGGCCTGCGTGGGCTGCAGCTACAGCGCCGTCCAAGAGGCAGATTTCCGCTGCACTGCTTGCCGCTCGTAA